A window from Photobacterium atrarenae encodes these proteins:
- a CDS encoding NupC/NupG family nucleoside CNT transporter — translation MQLFISLAGILVLVACACALSENRKAINWRTVGGALFLQASFAALVLYIPVGQMMLGAMSSGVASILGFADEGIKFLFGDLANSGFIFAVRVLPLVIFISALISLLYYLGVMQWVIKVIGGGIQKALGISRAESLVATGNIFLSQGESPLLVKPFLSRMTRSELFAVMTGGMASVAGSVLGGYAGLGVDLKYLIAASFMAAPGSLLMAKILVPEQGKPMEQTDIEMATSDHSNAIDALAAGAMNGMRVAVAIGTMLIAFISVIAMANAGLEMVGEWFGMQSLTMQSILGYLFSPLAFIIGVPATEMLQAGAFIGQKLILNEFVAFLDFVNIKDTLSQNSQVIITFALCGFANIGSIAIQLGSIGVMAPERRSDVAGLGFKAVLAATLANLMSAALAGIFVML, via the coding sequence ATGCAGTTGTTCATTAGTTTGGCTGGTATCCTAGTACTGGTCGCATGCGCTTGCGCGTTATCTGAAAATCGCAAAGCCATCAACTGGCGTACGGTCGGTGGAGCCTTGTTCTTACAAGCCAGCTTTGCCGCGCTGGTGTTGTACATACCGGTCGGACAGATGATGCTGGGCGCGATGAGTAGTGGTGTCGCCAGCATCTTGGGGTTTGCCGACGAAGGGATCAAGTTCCTGTTTGGTGATCTCGCTAATTCCGGCTTTATCTTTGCTGTTCGTGTCCTTCCTCTCGTGATTTTCATTAGTGCTCTGATCTCTCTTCTTTATTACCTGGGCGTCATGCAATGGGTTATCAAAGTGATTGGCGGCGGGATCCAAAAAGCACTGGGGATCAGCCGCGCCGAGTCTCTGGTGGCAACGGGGAATATCTTCCTGTCTCAGGGCGAGTCGCCATTGTTGGTCAAACCGTTTCTGTCCCGGATGACCCGCTCAGAATTGTTTGCCGTAATGACCGGTGGAATGGCCTCGGTTGCCGGTAGTGTGCTGGGTGGCTACGCTGGCCTGGGGGTTGATCTGAAGTACCTGATTGCCGCCAGCTTCATGGCTGCCCCGGGCAGCCTGCTGATGGCGAAGATCCTTGTACCAGAGCAAGGCAAGCCGATGGAGCAGACCGATATTGAAATGGCGACAAGCGATCACAGCAATGCCATCGATGCGCTGGCTGCCGGTGCCATGAACGGGATGCGGGTTGCGGTTGCGATTGGGACCATGCTGATTGCATTTATCAGTGTGATTGCGATGGCCAATGCCGGGCTGGAAATGGTCGGGGAGTGGTTTGGCATGCAGAGCCTGACGATGCAAAGCATTCTGGGTTACCTGTTCTCGCCGCTGGCTTTTATTATCGGAGTACCGGCGACTGAAATGCTGCAGGCGGGCGCGTTTATCGGCCAGAAACTGATCCTGAACGAGTTCGTGGCTTTCTTGGATTTCGTCAATATCAAAGATACCCTGTCTCAGAACAGCCAGGTGATTATTACTTTCGCGCTATGCGGATTTGCGAATATCGGCTCGATTGCGATTCAGCTGGGCTCAATTGGTGTGATGGCACCAGAGCGTCGCAGTGATGTTGCAGGCTTGGGCTTTAAAGCAGTACTGGCTGCAACGCTGGCGAATCTGATGAGTGCTGCACTGGCCGGGATCTTCGTGATGCTATAA
- the secF gene encoding protein translocase subunit SecF — MMISMKNATQWRYVTTAISVIFLVVSLVMIGVRGLNWGLDFTGGVVAEVQLDPVVTNHQLDQVLETALHQDVSVIAAGEPGRWVLRYAIPEPGAQVDITASLKTLDAEGLVLNTSMVGPQVGQELAEQGGLALLVSVLCILGYLSYRFEWRLASGAVIALFHDVTFVLGFFAATQTEFNLTVLAAVLAILGYSLNDSIIIADRIREVLLAKPQAPIRQISNEALAATISRTLVTSGTTLMTVGALWLLGGGALAGFALAMFIGILTGTWSSISVGTVLPELLKLQARHYLPPPVSEAP, encoded by the coding sequence ATGATGATTTCGATGAAAAATGCTACTCAGTGGCGCTATGTTACAACGGCTATTTCCGTGATTTTTCTGGTTGTATCTCTGGTCATGATCGGGGTGCGTGGCTTGAACTGGGGACTGGATTTTACCGGCGGGGTGGTCGCTGAGGTTCAGCTTGATCCGGTGGTGACTAACCATCAACTGGATCAGGTGCTGGAGACCGCGCTGCATCAGGATGTTAGTGTGATTGCCGCGGGAGAGCCCGGCCGCTGGGTACTGCGCTATGCCATCCCAGAGCCAGGCGCGCAAGTGGATATTACGGCGTCCCTGAAAACGCTGGATGCTGAAGGGTTGGTGCTGAACACCAGTATGGTCGGGCCGCAGGTGGGGCAGGAGCTGGCAGAGCAGGGGGGATTGGCGTTGCTGGTCTCTGTCTTGTGTATCCTGGGTTATCTCAGCTACCGCTTCGAGTGGCGGCTGGCTTCCGGTGCTGTGATTGCCCTGTTTCATGATGTTACTTTTGTGTTGGGCTTTTTTGCCGCCACACAAACGGAGTTTAATCTGACTGTGCTGGCGGCAGTGCTGGCTATTCTCGGTTATTCCCTCAATGACTCGATCATTATTGCGGATCGTATCCGGGAAGTGTTGCTTGCCAAGCCTCAGGCGCCGATCCGCCAGATCAGCAATGAAGCGTTAGCTGCAACCATATCTCGCACGCTGGTGACCTCCGGGACAACGCTGATGACGGTGGGGGCTCTGTGGCTGTTGGGCGGTGGAGCGCTGGCAGGGTTTGCTTTGGCGATGTTTATCGGCATCCTGACCGGAACCTGGTCGTCGATCTCTGTCGGGACAGTGTTGCCTGAGTTGCTGAAGTTGCAGGCCCGGCATTATCTGCCACCCCCGGTCAGCGAAGCACCGTGA
- a CDS encoding META domain-containing protein — protein MPIKPWLWTGLICTAALFGCEEEVTAGFTVSDLQDSWVLSKIDGKDIAITEPRNPPGMQIDTNLKVAGFSGCNRFFGQVELTEKSKFRITAMGTTKMACIQNELATIESTMTKSLQKWNSIALENNILTLTSEQHILTFTPGELSVPDTPQ, from the coding sequence ATGCCTATCAAACCTTGGCTGTGGACAGGGCTCATCTGTACAGCGGCTTTGTTCGGGTGCGAAGAAGAGGTCACGGCCGGCTTTACCGTCAGTGATCTGCAAGACAGCTGGGTGCTGAGCAAAATTGACGGCAAAGACATCGCGATCACCGAGCCTCGAAACCCGCCGGGCATGCAAATCGATACCAACCTCAAAGTAGCCGGTTTCAGCGGCTGTAATCGCTTCTTCGGCCAGGTCGAGCTCACCGAGAAAAGTAAATTCCGGATCACCGCAATGGGCACCACCAAAATGGCCTGTATCCAGAACGAACTGGCGACGATCGAATCGACCATGACCAAATCGCTGCAAAAGTGGAACAGTATTGCGCTGGAAAATAACATCCTGACGCTGACATCCGAGCAGCATATCCTGACTTTTACCCCGGGTGAGCTCTCCGTACCCGATACGCCACAGTAA
- a CDS encoding CreA family protein, whose amino-acid sequence MKKLPLITGLLAAALLSGCSDDEVGDVSLGLFTTKDIKIQTFNDPEVDGVTCHISHVKADLDFADPSDMGISCRQTGPITMPMMDNVDRSINGEVIFRASKSFLFKTLKIRRIYDEKSKTLMYLSYSTKETQGSYKHSLSTVPLYGSEAWTALTAKEQAEQ is encoded by the coding sequence ATGAAAAAACTGCCACTGATCACTGGCTTACTGGCGGCCGCGCTGCTTTCCGGTTGCTCTGACGATGAAGTGGGCGATGTCAGCCTCGGTCTGTTTACCACCAAAGATATCAAAATCCAGACCTTCAACGATCCGGAAGTTGACGGCGTCACCTGCCATATCAGCCATGTGAAGGCCGACCTCGATTTTGCCGATCCGTCCGACATGGGAATTTCATGCCGCCAGACCGGCCCGATCACCATGCCGATGATGGACAATGTTGACCGCTCCATCAACGGTGAAGTTATTTTCAGAGCTTCGAAAAGTTTCCTCTTCAAGACCCTGAAAATTCGCCGTATCTACGATGAAAAGAGCAAAACCCTGATGTACCTCTCCTACTCCACCAAGGAAACCCAGGGCAGCTACAAACACTCGCTCTCAACAGTCCCGCTGTATGGCTCTGAAGCCTGGACGGC
- the ovoA gene encoding 5-histidylcysteine sulfoxide synthase, whose amino-acid sequence MDNQLIKATRTLWLTGDRADLKRQELKDAFNYTWRLYESLFEVINNEAAYYSKPEPLRHPLIFYYGHTAVFYINKLKLGKYIDQRIHEHFESMFAIGVDEMSWDDLDSRHYDWPAVADVKAYRKQVASLVNRFIDTMTLKLPITADDPAWVILMGIEHERIHLETSSVIIRQLPLSDVSPHPDWQPCQDYGIPAENQLLSVGGDTITLGKPESAPTYGWDNEYGEQRFQVDDFKASKYLVSNHEFMVFVKDDGYRQPRYWNDEGKAWLAYTQATMPRFWRCRNGQWLQRNLTEEVPLPLNWPVEVNQLEAKAFCNWKAEQKQSSIRLLTEAEWYVLRQCIEEDSPAWQEPPGNIELAWHASSCPVDRFEHGGFYDIVGNVWQWTETCIDGFQGFAVHPLYDDFSTPTFDGKHNLIKGGSWISTGNESLKSSRYAFRRHFYQHAGFRYVESSQNPETMTTLNIYETDELISQYLEFHYGDEYFSVPNFCLNGVKQCLQEIQLTHQAKALDIGCSVGRASFELARHFEHVDAIDFSARFIQQAYSLTEQGEKRYTIRTEGDLVEFKSITLDALGYAGIANRINFVQGDACNLKPQFSGYDLVYASNLIDRLNDPKQFLASIHQRINHGGYLVVASPYTWLEEYTDKAKWLGGIKVNGENFTTLDGLTETLIPHFELVAVKEIPFVIRETKRKFQHSLSEMTIWRKR is encoded by the coding sequence ATGGATAACCAACTCATCAAAGCAACACGTACGCTGTGGTTGACCGGAGACAGAGCGGATCTCAAACGTCAGGAGCTAAAAGATGCCTTTAACTACACCTGGCGTCTGTACGAATCCCTTTTTGAAGTAATCAACAATGAAGCGGCTTACTACAGTAAACCTGAACCTCTACGCCATCCGCTTATTTTTTATTACGGTCACACAGCCGTCTTCTATATCAACAAGTTAAAACTTGGTAAATACATCGATCAACGGATTCATGAACATTTCGAGTCCATGTTTGCCATCGGCGTGGACGAAATGTCCTGGGACGATCTTGATAGCAGGCATTATGACTGGCCGGCGGTTGCTGACGTCAAAGCCTACCGCAAACAAGTCGCGTCGCTGGTAAACCGCTTTATCGACACCATGACGCTCAAGCTGCCCATTACCGCAGACGATCCGGCCTGGGTGATCCTCATGGGGATTGAACATGAGCGAATTCATCTCGAGACTTCATCGGTCATCATTCGTCAGCTTCCTCTCAGTGATGTGAGCCCCCATCCGGACTGGCAACCCTGTCAGGACTACGGGATCCCCGCTGAAAACCAACTGCTGTCTGTCGGTGGCGACACCATTACCCTGGGTAAACCAGAATCCGCCCCGACTTACGGCTGGGACAATGAATATGGCGAGCAGCGCTTTCAGGTCGACGATTTCAAAGCATCAAAATATTTGGTGTCCAATCATGAGTTTATGGTATTTGTCAAAGATGACGGCTACCGTCAGCCCCGTTACTGGAATGACGAAGGCAAAGCCTGGCTGGCCTATACCCAGGCGACCATGCCGCGTTTTTGGCGCTGTCGGAACGGGCAATGGTTACAGCGTAACTTAACAGAGGAAGTGCCCCTGCCGCTGAACTGGCCGGTGGAAGTCAATCAGCTCGAAGCGAAAGCTTTTTGCAACTGGAAAGCTGAACAAAAGCAATCCAGTATCCGCTTACTGACCGAAGCAGAATGGTATGTACTGCGCCAATGTATCGAAGAGGATTCCCCGGCCTGGCAGGAGCCCCCTGGAAATATCGAACTGGCCTGGCACGCTTCCTCCTGCCCGGTTGATCGCTTTGAGCATGGCGGGTTTTACGATATTGTCGGCAATGTCTGGCAATGGACTGAAACTTGTATCGACGGCTTTCAGGGCTTTGCGGTGCACCCGCTCTATGATGACTTCTCAACCCCAACCTTTGATGGCAAGCACAACCTGATCAAAGGCGGCTCCTGGATCTCCACCGGCAACGAGTCGCTCAAATCGTCCCGCTATGCATTTCGTCGTCACTTCTATCAGCACGCTGGCTTCCGTTATGTTGAATCCAGTCAGAACCCGGAAACTATGACGACGCTCAATATCTATGAAACCGACGAGCTAATTTCTCAGTATCTCGAATTTCATTACGGAGACGAGTATTTCTCAGTCCCCAACTTCTGCCTCAATGGCGTAAAGCAGTGCCTGCAGGAAATTCAGCTCACCCATCAGGCCAAAGCACTGGATATCGGCTGCTCGGTCGGTCGTGCTTCCTTTGAGCTTGCCAGACACTTTGAACACGTGGATGCAATTGATTTCTCAGCGCGCTTTATTCAGCAGGCCTACAGCCTGACGGAGCAAGGCGAAAAACGCTACACCATTCGTACTGAAGGGGATTTGGTTGAGTTCAAAAGTATTACTCTGGATGCACTTGGCTATGCTGGTATCGCCAACCGAATCAATTTCGTGCAGGGCGACGCCTGTAATCTCAAACCGCAGTTCAGCGGGTATGATTTAGTCTATGCCTCAAACCTGATTGATCGCCTCAACGATCCGAAACAATTCCTCGCCTCGATCCACCAGCGGATCAACCACGGCGGCTATTTGGTTGTGGCTTCGCCTTATACCTGGCTAGAAGAATATACAGATAAAGCCAAATGGCTCGGCGGAATCAAGGTCAATGGTGAAAACTTCACTACGCTGGACGGCCTGACAGAAACCCTGATCCCACACTTTGAACTGGTTGCAGTCAAAGAGATCCCATTTGTGATCCGCGAAACCAAGCGCAAGTTCCAGCACAGCCTGTCTGAGATGACGATCTGGCGCAAACGCTAA
- a CDS encoding DUF1289 domain-containing protein: protein MKTPCVAKCKNNEGICSGCFRTMVEITEWRHMDNDKQAQTIDEIRGTQSTHTCTQCGKPAFCDISAGKSSCWCFEISRRDTSGLDTKSTTCLCRACLSQLPLRDH, encoded by the coding sequence GTGAAAACACCTTGTGTCGCAAAATGTAAAAACAACGAAGGCATCTGCAGCGGCTGTTTTCGTACCATGGTCGAAATCACTGAGTGGCGCCATATGGATAACGACAAGCAAGCCCAAACCATTGACGAGATCCGCGGCACACAGTCAACCCACACCTGCACTCAATGCGGTAAACCGGCCTTTTGTGATATCAGTGCGGGCAAGTCCAGCTGCTGGTGCTTTGAGATCAGCCGCAGGGATACCTCCGGTCTCGACACCAAAAGCACCACTTGCCTGTGCCGAGCCTGCCTGTCGCAACTTCCCCTGCGCGACCATTAA
- a CDS encoding DUF4198 domain-containing protein, with translation MSSLKVLTATAAILMSTSALADIRVADTHNGAWVTVTENGQPAANASVSVANVPQQKKTYQTDENGRVFIPLTIEQSRSVKYKAKTESGRESSRFAFHSTNR, from the coding sequence ATGTCTAGCTTAAAAGTACTTACTGCTACTGCTGCCATTCTTATGTCAACTTCAGCCCTGGCGGATATCCGGGTTGCAGATACGCATAACGGGGCATGGGTCACTGTGACTGAAAACGGCCAGCCCGCAGCGAATGCATCTGTTTCTGTTGCCAACGTTCCACAACAGAAAAAAACCTATCAAACCGATGAAAACGGTCGGGTCTTTATCCCATTGACTATTGAGCAATCTCGCTCTGTTAAATATAAAGCCAAAACAGAAAGCGGTCGTGAGTCAAGCCGTTTCGCTTTCCACTCTACTAACCGTTAA
- a CDS encoding NAD(P)-dependent oxidoreductase gives MTPKNIAFIGLGTMGFPMAGHLAKAGHQVTVFNRTTAKAEQWVGTYDGQYALTPGDAAKNADFVFTCVGNDDDLREVYCGPSGILTHAKPGTILIDNTTASAEIAREIASQAEAKEMAFMDAPVSGGEAGAVNGCLTVMVGGKPDVFAIAKPVMDSFAKATTLMGDVGYGQITKMANQICIAGVLQGLSEAITLAKSAGLDIEKMTEVLKHGAAGSWQLENRAVTMAEDKFDFGFAIDWMRKDLGICFEAAEKLGVALPLTKQVDEKYEALQARGYNRADTSVLIKQFDQ, from the coding sequence ATGACACCTAAGAACATTGCATTTATCGGACTGGGAACTATGGGCTTCCCAATGGCCGGACATCTGGCCAAAGCAGGGCACCAAGTCACCGTCTTTAACCGCACCACAGCCAAAGCAGAGCAGTGGGTCGGAACTTATGACGGTCAGTATGCGCTTACACCGGGCGATGCCGCCAAAAATGCTGACTTTGTCTTCACCTGTGTCGGCAATGACGACGATCTGCGTGAAGTCTACTGCGGCCCATCCGGTATTCTCACCCACGCCAAGCCAGGCACCATTCTGATCGACAACACCACCGCTTCGGCGGAGATTGCACGCGAGATTGCCAGCCAGGCTGAAGCAAAAGAGATGGCATTTATGGATGCCCCGGTTTCCGGTGGCGAAGCCGGTGCGGTCAATGGCTGCCTGACTGTCATGGTTGGCGGCAAGCCAGACGTCTTTGCTATCGCCAAACCCGTCATGGACAGCTTTGCCAAAGCCACCACCCTGATGGGAGATGTTGGTTACGGGCAGATCACCAAAATGGCTAACCAGATCTGTATTGCCGGGGTGTTGCAAGGTTTGTCCGAAGCAATCACGCTGGCCAAATCAGCCGGATTGGATATTGAAAAAATGACGGAAGTGCTCAAACACGGCGCCGCCGGCTCCTGGCAGCTGGAAAATCGGGCGGTGACCATGGCTGAAGATAAGTTTGATTTCGGCTTTGCCATCGACTGGATGCGCAAAGATCTCGGGATCTGTTTTGAGGCTGCGGAAAAACTAGGCGTAGCGCTACCCCTGACCAAGCAGGTCGATGAAAAGTACGAAGCGCTGCAAGCACGCGGCTATAACCGCGCGGATACGTCAGTGCTGATCAAGCAGTTTGATCAGTAG
- the secD gene encoding protein translocase subunit SecD: MRKRQTQRRMNHYPAWKYAVLVLSLAVMLLSALPSWYGEDAAVQIAATAGAGPDIVQLQRDLTSRGIAVKRIDQQPDKTVVILQQSTQQAAAKQALAELLGVKGSDARLTLAMSAAAPDWLQRLGFAPIKLGLDLRGGVQFLLDVDLAPVYQAQAEQLRESLQQALRQQGIRQVRVALAGADHLTVSVPSSEAAGKVRQYLRQQAPQWQVAHGVGNQLTLTLSPEEQRELRQLTVQQNLQIMRSRIEELGITEALVQRQGENRIRIELPGVQEPAAAKRVIGATASLAFHAVQATGRTIVIPDEQGQSVRLARQPVLTGEHIVDARAGFGEMGTAEVNITLDRAGGRQMSVFSRQHIGQAMATVFREYRPNAVGGTEQHSKVISVATIQSQLGHRFRITGAGSITDAQELALLLRAGSLTAPVTIVEERTIGPTLGAENIESGFAALGLGLGLTLLFMALWYRRLGWVANVALIANMVMLFGLLALIPGAVLTLPGIAGLVLTVGMAVDTNVLIFERIRDKLKVGHSLAQAIDQGFRSSFTTIFDANFTTMITAVVLYAVGNGPVQGFALTLGLGLLTSMFTGIFASRALINLVWGRDVRHEVRI, encoded by the coding sequence ATGAGAAAGAGACAAACCCAACGGCGGATGAATCACTACCCGGCATGGAAATATGCCGTGTTAGTGCTCTCCCTTGCCGTCATGCTACTGAGCGCCTTACCGAGCTGGTACGGTGAAGATGCTGCTGTTCAGATCGCAGCCACTGCCGGAGCCGGACCTGATATCGTCCAGCTTCAACGCGATTTAACTTCAAGGGGGATTGCGGTCAAACGGATTGATCAGCAACCGGATAAAACCGTGGTTATCCTGCAGCAATCCACCCAGCAGGCCGCAGCCAAGCAAGCACTGGCTGAACTGCTCGGCGTAAAAGGGAGTGATGCCCGGTTGACGCTGGCAATGTCAGCGGCGGCACCAGACTGGTTGCAGCGGCTGGGCTTTGCGCCGATCAAACTGGGACTGGATTTGCGCGGCGGGGTTCAGTTTCTGCTGGATGTTGACCTTGCACCCGTCTATCAGGCACAAGCGGAGCAGCTTCGCGAGAGTCTGCAGCAGGCCTTGCGCCAGCAAGGGATCCGCCAGGTCCGGGTGGCATTGGCCGGAGCGGATCACCTGACTGTGTCTGTGCCCTCATCGGAAGCGGCAGGGAAAGTTCGGCAGTACCTGCGACAACAAGCGCCACAATGGCAAGTGGCCCATGGCGTTGGGAATCAGCTGACCTTAACGCTGAGCCCGGAGGAGCAACGCGAGCTACGCCAACTTACGGTGCAGCAAAACTTGCAAATTATGCGCAGCCGGATTGAAGAGTTGGGGATCACCGAAGCGCTGGTGCAGCGTCAGGGAGAAAACCGGATCCGAATTGAGTTGCCCGGGGTTCAGGAACCTGCGGCGGCCAAACGGGTCATCGGGGCGACAGCCAGCCTGGCATTTCATGCTGTGCAGGCAACCGGGAGAACGATTGTTATCCCTGACGAGCAGGGGCAGTCGGTCCGCCTTGCGCGTCAGCCGGTGTTGACCGGCGAGCATATTGTTGATGCCCGGGCCGGTTTTGGTGAAATGGGCACCGCGGAAGTGAATATTACGCTCGACAGGGCGGGCGGACGACAGATGTCGGTATTTTCCCGTCAGCATATTGGTCAGGCGATGGCGACAGTTTTTCGTGAATACCGCCCGAATGCAGTCGGGGGCACTGAGCAGCACAGCAAAGTGATCAGTGTCGCCACCATTCAGAGCCAATTGGGGCATCGGTTTCGGATCACGGGGGCCGGCAGTATTACCGATGCCCAGGAGCTGGCCCTGTTGCTACGAGCCGGCTCGCTCACCGCGCCGGTGACGATCGTAGAAGAACGGACGATTGGTCCGACGCTTGGGGCCGAGAATATTGAAAGTGGATTTGCCGCTCTGGGGCTGGGCTTGGGGTTGACTCTATTGTTTATGGCGCTGTGGTACCGGCGTTTGGGCTGGGTGGCGAATGTCGCGCTGATCGCCAATATGGTGATGCTGTTCGGTTTGTTGGCACTGATCCCTGGCGCTGTGCTGACCTTGCCAGGGATTGCCGGTCTGGTGCTGACGGTAGGAATGGCGGTCGATACCAATGTGCTGATTTTTGAGCGGATCCGCGACAAGCTCAAAGTGGGGCATAGCCTGGCACAAGCCATTGACCAGGGCTTTCGAAGTTCCTTTACGACTATCTTTGATGCGAATTTCACCACGATGATCACCGCAGTGGTGCTTTATGCTGTGGGAAATGGCCCGGTTCAGGGGTTTGCCCTTACCCTGGGTCTTGGCCTGCTCACCAGTATGTTTACCGGTATTTTTGCTTCCCGTGCTCTGATTAACCTGGTCTGGGGCCGTGATGTACGACACGAGGTGCGAATTTAA
- a CDS encoding SRPBCC family protein, whose translation MHFATIILNYFFDPDHVFPLPEAVFQHDNPLSATPMLHNSNNLFFLHKKSITKELSHPTPGYRDSIESSRTLGKPLTLSAWMSQNRDQIVIDSPTHTVNIFFTTQREADRMSIHSIALEQAVDVPKTFLFQLLSDHDNLGRFFSADYSLIKQGKPEINGIGAVREVSTGPFRFQEQIIDYKENEHLHYKIIQGAPVNEHGGWVRFESLSANKSLVHYRIKFSPSVRGTGWLIKLLLENNIRKALSNVAVYGESTWQQRSP comes from the coding sequence ATGCATTTTGCAACCATTATTTTAAATTATTTTTTTGACCCAGATCATGTTTTTCCACTTCCAGAAGCAGTTTTCCAGCATGATAACCCGCTCTCTGCTACGCCAATGCTCCACAACAGTAACAATCTGTTTTTCCTGCATAAAAAGTCCATCACAAAAGAGTTGTCGCATCCAACCCCAGGGTATAGGGACAGCATTGAGAGCAGCAGAACATTGGGAAAACCACTGACTTTATCGGCATGGATGTCGCAAAATAGAGACCAAATTGTGATTGACTCACCCACTCACACTGTTAACATATTTTTTACAACTCAACGTGAGGCTGACCGAATGTCTATTCATAGCATAGCGTTAGAACAAGCAGTTGATGTCCCAAAAACATTCCTGTTTCAATTGCTCTCCGATCACGACAATCTCGGACGGTTCTTCAGTGCCGACTATTCACTCATCAAACAGGGGAAGCCCGAAATCAACGGCATTGGTGCCGTGAGAGAAGTCAGCACCGGCCCTTTCCGTTTTCAAGAGCAAATCATTGATTACAAAGAAAATGAGCACCTACACTATAAAATTATCCAAGGTGCGCCGGTCAATGAGCACGGCGGATGGGTCCGCTTTGAAAGCCTGAGCGCCAATAAAAGCTTGGTTCACTATCGCATCAAATTCTCCCCGAGCGTTCGCGGCACCGGGTGGTTAATCAAACTTCTGTTGGAAAACAACATCAGGAAAGCCCTGTCGAATGTTGCCGTGTATGGCGAATCCACTTGGCAGCAAAGGAGCCCTTAG
- a CDS encoding GNAT family N-acetyltransferase produces the protein MRHQPLLTTERLILRPFQLSDAPKVQRLAGHEQVANGTINIPHPYTDGMAGQWIGKHLAGWQSGQSAIYAITLKMDYQLIGCVGLHNICERRAQLGYWLGVPFWGQGYCTEAAKRIAVFGFKRLELDVIYGQHFRRDPAPGRILKKIGMDHIKTKPDATRAHMMTEDLEYYELKAHVEA, from the coding sequence ATGAGACACCAACCACTGCTGACCACTGAACGACTCATCCTAAGGCCCTTCCAGCTCTCAGATGCACCGAAAGTCCAGCGGCTCGCCGGCCATGAGCAGGTTGCAAACGGCACCATTAACATTCCTCACCCATACACAGACGGCATGGCCGGACAGTGGATTGGCAAACACCTGGCCGGTTGGCAGAGTGGGCAATCCGCGATTTATGCCATCACCCTTAAAATGGACTACCAGTTAATTGGCTGTGTTGGCTTACACAATATCTGTGAACGGCGCGCGCAACTCGGTTACTGGCTGGGTGTGCCGTTTTGGGGGCAAGGGTATTGCACCGAAGCAGCCAAGCGCATAGCAGTGTTCGGATTTAAGCGCTTGGAGCTGGATGTGATCTACGGCCAACACTTTCGTCGCGACCCAGCTCCCGGAAGGATCCTGAAAAAGATCGGCATGGATCATATCAAGACCAAACCCGATGCGACTCGAGCCCATATGATGACCGAAGATCTCGAATATTATGAACTCAAAGCTCATGTAGAAGCCTGA